Proteins from a genomic interval of Deltaproteobacteria bacterium:
- a CDS encoding efflux RND transporter permease subunit codes for MIERVIEFSARNRVLVLLLTGVAVFVAVWTTRHIPLDAIPDLSDTQVIVYSRWDRSPDILEDQVTYPIATALLGAPKIKAVRGFSDFGYSYVYVIFEDGTDLYWARSRVLEYLSKILPRLPEGVRTEMGPDATSVGWIYQYALVDRSGKHSLAELRSLQDWYLRYHLQAVPGVAEVAAVGGFVKQYQVNADPNLLLAYGIPLTKLVDAVRKGNNEVGGRLLEFAGTEYMVRGRGYVRSVRDIEDIVVSIDEKTGTPVLVRQVAKVTLGPDIRRGVADLDGLGDTVGGVIVMRQGENALNVIRRVQARLQELAPSLPDGVEIVTTYDRSALIERAIDTLLHSLGEEVLIVSAVILVFLWHIPSAVIPIVTIPVSVLLAFIPMYAMGLTSNIMSLAGIAISIGVLVDGAIVEVENAYKRLEEWVAGGRRGDYHAIRLRALKEVGPSVFFSLLVIAVAFLPIFTLVDQEGRLFKPLAYSKNLAMAIAAILAVTLDPAMRMLFTRMEPWEFRPRFLARLVNAVAVGRYYPEERHPISRVLFAVYEPVCRWVLRHKLVTVFGAAALVASTIPVYLRLGSEFMPPLNEGAFLYMPTALPGMSVTEAQRILQIQDRILRDTPEVARVFGKAGRADSPTDPAPFSMVETTVMLKPESEWRPVERWYSGWPAPVRWALGRLLPERLTFEELQSELDAKLRMPGIPNIWTQPIKNRIDMLSTGVRTPIGIKILGPDLKIIQQLGERLEGVLREIPGTRNVLAERTAGGYYVDFDLRREDLARYGLTVEDAQTIVMSAIGGENVTTTVEGRERYPVNVRYGREYRDDIRSLERVLVPTPAGAQIPMAQIATLRRVEGPAMIRNENGQLAGYVYVDMTGRDIGGYVDEAKAKVQAAVPLPAGYTFVWSGQYENMLRVRERLKIVLPLTLFLIALLLYANTKSGVKTAIVLLAVPFSLVGAVWLLWALGYNTSIAVWVGMIALMGLDAETGVFMLLFLDLAYEERVRAGRMRTEADLDEAIIHGAVRRVRPKMMTVAAAFMGLLPIMWATGSGADVMKRVAAPMVGGLATSFLLELLVYPALYAIWKWDFVMRRGRVVPQPAGPYDEA; via the coding sequence ATGATCGAGCGCGTCATCGAGTTCAGCGCCCGCAACCGGGTGCTCGTCCTGCTCCTGACGGGCGTCGCGGTGTTCGTCGCCGTCTGGACGACGCGGCACATCCCGCTCGACGCGATCCCCGATCTCTCCGACACGCAGGTGATCGTCTACTCGCGCTGGGACCGGAGCCCGGACATCCTCGAGGACCAGGTCACCTACCCGATCGCGACCGCGCTCCTCGGCGCGCCGAAGATCAAGGCCGTCCGCGGCTTCTCCGACTTCGGCTACTCGTACGTCTACGTCATCTTCGAGGACGGCACCGACCTCTACTGGGCGCGCTCGCGCGTGCTCGAGTACCTGAGCAAGATCCTGCCGCGCCTGCCCGAGGGCGTGCGCACCGAGATGGGCCCGGACGCCACGAGCGTCGGCTGGATCTACCAGTACGCGCTCGTCGACCGCAGCGGGAAGCACTCGCTCGCCGAGCTCAGGAGCCTGCAGGATTGGTACCTCCGCTATCACTTGCAGGCGGTGCCAGGCGTCGCCGAAGTCGCGGCGGTCGGCGGCTTCGTGAAGCAGTACCAGGTGAACGCCGACCCGAACCTGCTGCTCGCCTACGGCATCCCGCTCACCAAGCTCGTCGACGCCGTCCGCAAGGGCAACAACGAGGTCGGCGGACGCCTCCTCGAGTTCGCCGGCACCGAGTACATGGTGCGCGGCCGCGGCTACGTGCGATCGGTGCGGGACATCGAGGACATCGTCGTGTCGATCGACGAGAAGACCGGCACGCCCGTCCTCGTGCGCCAGGTCGCGAAGGTGACACTCGGCCCCGACATCCGGCGCGGCGTCGCCGACCTCGACGGGCTCGGCGACACCGTCGGCGGCGTCATCGTGATGCGCCAGGGCGAGAACGCCCTCAACGTGATCCGGCGCGTGCAGGCGCGCCTCCAGGAGCTCGCCCCGAGCCTCCCGGACGGCGTCGAGATCGTCACGACCTACGACCGCTCCGCCCTGATCGAGCGCGCGATCGACACCCTGCTCCACTCGCTCGGCGAGGAGGTGCTGATCGTCAGCGCGGTGATCCTCGTCTTCCTCTGGCACATCCCGTCGGCGGTGATCCCGATCGTGACGATCCCCGTGTCGGTGCTGCTGGCGTTCATCCCGATGTACGCGATGGGTCTCACCTCCAACATCATGTCGCTCGCCGGCATCGCGATCTCGATCGGCGTGCTGGTCGACGGCGCGATCGTCGAGGTGGAGAACGCCTACAAGCGGCTGGAGGAGTGGGTCGCCGGCGGGCGGCGCGGCGACTACCACGCCATCCGCCTGCGGGCCCTCAAGGAGGTCGGCCCGTCGGTCTTCTTCTCGCTGCTCGTGATCGCCGTCGCGTTCCTACCGATCTTCACCCTCGTCGACCAGGAGGGCCGGCTCTTCAAGCCGCTCGCGTACTCGAAGAATCTGGCGATGGCGATCGCGGCGATCCTCGCCGTCACGCTCGATCCCGCCATGCGCATGCTCTTCACGCGCATGGAGCCGTGGGAGTTCCGCCCGCGCTTCCTCGCGCGGCTGGTGAACGCGGTGGCCGTCGGCCGTTACTACCCCGAGGAGCGCCACCCGATCAGCCGCGTCCTCTTCGCCGTCTACGAGCCGGTCTGCCGCTGGGTGCTGCGCCACAAGCTCGTCACCGTCTTCGGCGCGGCGGCCCTGGTCGCGTCGACGATCCCGGTCTACCTGCGGCTCGGGTCGGAGTTCATGCCGCCCTTGAACGAAGGGGCCTTCCTCTACATGCCGACCGCCCTCCCCGGCATGTCCGTGACCGAGGCGCAGCGCATCCTGCAGATCCAGGACCGCATCCTGCGCGACACGCCCGAGGTCGCGCGCGTCTTCGGCAAGGCCGGCCGCGCCGACTCGCCGACCGATCCCGCGCCCTTCTCGATGGTCGAGACGACCGTCATGCTGAAGCCGGAGTCGGAATGGCGTCCGGTCGAGCGCTGGTACTCCGGCTGGCCCGCGCCGGTGCGCTGGGCGCTCGGCCGCCTCCTGCCCGAGCGCCTCACCTTCGAGGAGCTGCAGAGCGAGCTCGACGCCAAGCTCCGCATGCCCGGCATCCCGAACATCTGGACCCAGCCGATCAAGAACCGCATCGACATGCTGTCGACCGGCGTGCGCACGCCGATCGGGATCAAGATCCTCGGGCCCGACCTCAAGATCATCCAACAGCTCGGCGAGCGCCTCGAGGGCGTGCTGCGCGAGATCCCCGGCACGCGGAACGTGCTGGCCGAACGCACGGCCGGCGGCTACTACGTCGACTTCGACCTCCGCCGCGAGGATCTCGCGCGCTACGGCCTCACCGTCGAGGACGCGCAGACGATCGTGATGTCGGCGATCGGCGGCGAGAACGTCACGACCACCGTCGAGGGCCGCGAGCGCTATCCGGTGAACGTCCGCTACGGCCGCGAGTACCGCGACGACATCCGGAGCCTCGAGCGCGTGCTCGTGCCGACGCCCGCGGGCGCGCAGATCCCGATGGCGCAGATCGCGACCCTGCGCCGGGTCGAGGGACCGGCGATGATCCGCAACGAGAACGGCCAGCTCGCCGGCTACGTCTACGTCGACATGACCGGGCGCGACATCGGCGGCTACGTCGACGAGGCGAAGGCCAAGGTGCAGGCGGCGGTGCCGCTGCCGGCCGGCTACACTTTCGTCTGGAGCGGCCAGTACGAGAACATGCTGCGGGTCCGCGAGCGCTTGAAGATCGTGCTGCCGCTGACGCTCTTCCTGATCGCGCTCCTCCTCTACGCGAACACGAAATCGGGCGTGAAGACGGCGATCGTGCTGCTCGCCGTCCCCTTCTCGCTGGTCGGCGCGGTGTGGCTCCTCTGGGCGCTCGGCTACAACACGTCCATCGCGGTCTGGGTCGGCATGATCGCGCTCATGGGTCTCGACGCCGAGACCGGCGTGTTCATGTTGCTCTTCCTCGACCTCGCCTACGAGGAGCGCGTGCGCGCCGGCCGCATGCGCACGGAGGCGGACCTCGACGAGGCGATCATCCACGGCGCCGTCCGCCGCGTCCGCCCGAAGATGATGACCGTCGCCGCCGCCTTCATGGGCCTCCTGCCGATCATGTGGGCGACCGGCAGCGGCGCCGACGTCATGAAGCGCGTCGCGGCGCCCATGGTCGGCGGGCTCGCCACGTCGTTCCTGCTGGAGCTACTGGTCTACCCGGCGCTCTACGCGATCTGGAAATGGGACTTCGTGATGCGGCGCGGGAGGGTCGTGCCGCAACCGGCCGGGCCGTACGACGAGGCCTGA
- a CDS encoding efflux RND transporter periplasmic adaptor subunit yields the protein MSKRVLPMVLALLVAVGGAYWLGTTRGTPRLSDAGAEAKTVYQCSMHPQIIQDHPGDCPICGMALQPVDLSEHAHAPAPDASAAPPAAPERAIKYYRHPMRPEIVSDHPAKDEMGMDYLPVYEEGGAAAADAGVPGHASFTISRERQQLIGVTRGRVAVRPLTVEVRAVGRIAYDPTLYRAIVEYREAVRSRASFGANAREEAKTGGNALVRGAYLRLLQQGLSEAQIHALTRADRDPIELLLPSDSVWVYAQVYEYEVPLVQPGQEMTVTVPSQPGREFHAKVAAVDAILDPATRTVRVRGLVPTPAKELRPESFVQVRIAVPLGDKLAVPTEAVLDTGDHQIVFVVRGEGRFEPRSVKLGRSAQGYYEVLAGLADGDEVVTSANFLIDSESRFRAALAAFKPAAPAH from the coding sequence GTGAGTAAGCGCGTCCTCCCCATGGTGCTGGCGCTCCTCGTCGCCGTCGGCGGCGCCTACTGGCTCGGGACGACACGGGGCACGCCGCGCCTTTCCGACGCCGGCGCCGAAGCGAAAACGGTCTATCAGTGCTCGATGCACCCGCAGATCATCCAGGATCATCCCGGCGACTGCCCGATCTGCGGCATGGCGCTCCAGCCCGTCGACCTCTCGGAGCACGCGCACGCGCCGGCCCCCGACGCCTCCGCGGCTCCGCCCGCGGCGCCGGAGCGCGCGATCAAGTACTACCGCCATCCCATGCGCCCCGAGATCGTCTCCGACCATCCCGCGAAGGACGAGATGGGAATGGACTACCTCCCGGTCTACGAGGAGGGCGGCGCGGCCGCGGCCGACGCCGGCGTGCCCGGCCACGCGTCGTTCACGATCTCGCGCGAGCGCCAGCAGCTGATCGGCGTCACCCGCGGCCGCGTCGCAGTGCGTCCGCTCACGGTCGAGGTGCGCGCGGTCGGGCGCATCGCGTACGACCCGACGCTCTATCGCGCGATCGTCGAGTATCGCGAGGCGGTGCGCTCGCGGGCCTCGTTCGGCGCGAACGCGCGCGAGGAAGCGAAGACCGGCGGCAACGCGCTCGTCCGCGGCGCCTATCTGCGCCTCCTGCAGCAGGGTCTCTCGGAAGCGCAGATCCACGCCCTCACGCGCGCCGACCGCGACCCGATCGAGCTCCTCCTCCCGAGCGACAGCGTCTGGGTCTACGCGCAGGTCTACGAGTACGAGGTGCCGCTCGTGCAGCCGGGTCAGGAGATGACGGTGACGGTGCCGTCGCAGCCCGGACGCGAGTTCCACGCCAAGGTCGCCGCGGTCGACGCGATCCTCGACCCGGCGACGCGCACGGTGCGCGTGCGCGGCCTCGTGCCGACGCCCGCCAAGGAGCTCCGCCCCGAGAGCTTCGTGCAGGTACGGATCGCCGTCCCGCTCGGCGACAAGCTCGCCGTCCCGACCGAGGCCGTGCTCGACACCGGCGATCACCAGATCGTCTTCGTGGTGCGCGGCGAAGGGCGGTTCGAGCCCCGCTCGGTGAAGCTCGGACGCTCGGCCCAGGGCTACTACGAGGTGCTCGCCGGCCTCGCCGACGGCGACGAGGTCGTGACCTCGGCGAACTTCCTGATCGACTCCGAGTCGCGCTTCCGCGCGGCGCTGGCGGCGTTCAAGCCGGCGGCCCCCGCGCACTGA
- a CDS encoding TolC family protein, whose amino-acid sequence MRIRNGRTRVVLAAWMCLVVGGAAARAAAADPPLALDAILAEARARNPELAAVRERAAAMRQMPRQAAAWDDPTLSWEAWNTPNSFRIDRADNNIFKVSQKIPFPGKRRLAGEVAAYDAARGAYEAASVELALVAAVKTAYYALWESHAKLALLERDRDLVTRLTRAVERKYGTGEASQADALRLQVELTHMANQIETQRLVIDRARADLAALVSRPSSEVRGAPVTPTPPRLGPSLEDLVATALANRPDVRGEDEAIARDTTAVELARRNRLPDFEVSVSRFVNDGMPDGFGATAAVSLPIFNRAKYDAAIGEANARLAATRSEKRRVEDAVRREVERAFLATRTALLQHDLFSATHVPHAEQALRVTEGAYETGDGSFDELIDTLREVQSVHLEHLAAQGEFEKAFAELEQAVGTALPRAAKHEGHRE is encoded by the coding sequence ATGCGGATACGGAACGGTAGGACCCGGGTCGTCCTGGCGGCGTGGATGTGCCTCGTCGTCGGCGGCGCGGCGGCCCGCGCCGCGGCGGCCGACCCTCCCCTCGCCCTCGACGCGATCCTGGCAGAAGCGCGGGCCCGCAATCCCGAGCTCGCGGCGGTCCGCGAGCGGGCGGCCGCCATGCGGCAGATGCCCCGGCAAGCCGCGGCCTGGGACGATCCGACGCTCAGCTGGGAGGCGTGGAACACCCCGAACTCCTTCCGCATCGACCGGGCCGACAACAACATCTTCAAGGTCTCGCAGAAGATCCCGTTCCCCGGCAAGCGCCGGCTCGCCGGCGAGGTCGCGGCCTACGACGCCGCGCGTGGGGCCTACGAGGCGGCGAGCGTCGAGCTCGCGCTCGTGGCCGCCGTGAAGACGGCCTACTACGCGCTCTGGGAGTCCCACGCGAAGCTCGCGCTCCTCGAGCGCGACCGCGACCTCGTCACCCGGCTCACCCGCGCCGTCGAGCGCAAGTACGGGACCGGCGAGGCGAGCCAGGCCGACGCCCTCCGCCTGCAAGTCGAGCTGACCCACATGGCGAACCAGATCGAGACCCAGCGCCTCGTGATCGACCGCGCCCGCGCCGACCTCGCCGCCCTCGTGAGCCGGCCGTCGAGCGAGGTCCGCGGCGCGCCCGTCACCCCGACGCCGCCGCGCCTCGGCCCGTCGCTCGAGGATCTCGTCGCCACCGCGCTCGCCAACCGTCCGGACGTCCGCGGTGAAGACGAGGCCATCGCGCGCGACACCACGGCCGTCGAGCTCGCACGCAGGAACAGGCTCCCCGACTTCGAGGTGTCGGTGAGCCGCTTCGTGAACGACGGCATGCCCGACGGCTTCGGTGCGACGGCCGCGGTCTCGCTGCCGATCTTCAACCGCGCGAAATACGACGCGGCGATCGGCGAGGCGAACGCGCGGCTCGCCGCGACCCGATCCGAGAAGCGGCGCGTCGAAGACGCCGTCCGCCGCGAGGTCGAGCGGGCCTTCCTCGCGACCCGGACCGCGCTCCTGCAGCACGATCTGTTCTCCGCGACGCACGTGCCGCACGCCGAGCAGGCGCTGCGCGTGACCGAAGGCGCCTACGAGACCGGCGACGGCAGCTTCGACGAGCTGATCGACACCCTGCGCGAGGTCCAGTCGGTGCATCTCGAGCACCTGGCGGCACAAGGCGAGTTCGAGAAGGCGTTCGCCGAGCTCGAGCAGGCGGTCGGAACCGCGCTGCCGCGCGCGGCGAAGCACGAGGGCCACCGTGAGTAA
- a CDS encoding RNA polymerase sigma factor encodes MSGEETSDEILMAAYQAGNEAAFSELFARHSGSVYGFLVRRVGDRALADDLYQEAFLRLHRARATYDSRRPFRAWLFGIVHNLVTDAYRSRVRAPEMVADDADERRTDIPSPERVAAARETAASLQEALAGLAPDEATALILARVEGLDYDEIGGVLGRSAAAAKQLAYRALKRVRAAMANRGHEEEP; translated from the coding sequence GTGAGCGGCGAGGAAACCTCGGACGAGATCCTGATGGCGGCATACCAGGCCGGAAACGAAGCGGCGTTCAGCGAGCTCTTCGCGCGCCACTCGGGGAGCGTCTACGGCTTCCTCGTGCGGCGGGTGGGCGATCGCGCGCTCGCCGACGATCTCTATCAGGAGGCGTTCCTCAGGCTGCACCGCGCCCGCGCCACCTACGACTCGCGGCGCCCCTTCCGGGCCTGGCTCTTCGGCATCGTCCACAACCTCGTGACCGACGCGTACCGGAGCCGCGTCCGCGCGCCCGAGATGGTCGCCGACGACGCCGACGAGCGTCGCACCGACATCCCGTCGCCCGAGCGCGTCGCCGCCGCCCGCGAGACCGCCGCGAGCCTCCAAGAGGCGCTCGCGGGGCTGGCGCCCGACGAGGCGACCGCCCTCATCCTCGCGCGGGTCGAGGGCCTCGACTACGACGAGATCGGCGGCGTGCTCGGTCGCTCGGCCGCGGCGGCCAAGCAGCTCGCGTATCGCGCCTTGAAGCGCGTGCGCGCGGCGATGGCGAACCGTGGTCACGAGGAGGAGCCGTGA
- a CDS encoding ABC transporter ATP-binding protein, giving the protein MALEAVDLVRRHRQGDVVVPALRGVSLTVARGELVAVVGPSGSGKSTLLHLLAGVDVPDAGRIVVAGTALHAMSEDARAVLRRRVIGLVFQAFNLVPLLSALENVALPLLLDGEPPRRARARALDALAGVGLAERAAETPDRLSGGEAQRVAVARALVAEPRLVLADEPTGNLDAKSADVVLALLRGAAAGGTAIVLVTHDARAAACGDRVVRLVEGRIASEVEERGCARAAS; this is encoded by the coding sequence GTGGCGCTCGAAGCCGTCGACCTCGTCCGCCGTCATCGCCAGGGCGACGTGGTCGTGCCCGCGCTGCGCGGCGTGTCGCTCACGGTCGCCCGCGGCGAGCTCGTCGCCGTCGTCGGTCCGAGCGGCTCGGGGAAGTCGACGCTCCTGCACCTGCTCGCGGGGGTCGACGTGCCCGACGCCGGGCGGATCGTGGTCGCGGGCACCGCGCTACACGCCATGTCGGAGGACGCGCGCGCCGTGCTCCGGCGCCGCGTGATCGGCCTCGTCTTCCAGGCGTTCAACCTGGTACCGCTCCTGAGCGCGCTCGAGAACGTCGCGCTGCCGCTCCTGCTCGACGGGGAGCCGCCGCGTCGCGCGCGCGCCCGTGCGCTCGACGCGCTCGCCGGCGTCGGTCTCGCGGAGCGCGCGGCGGAGACGCCGGACCGGTTGTCGGGCGGCGAGGCGCAGCGCGTGGCGGTGGCGCGCGCGCTCGTCGCGGAGCCGCGCCTCGTGCTCGCGGACGAGCCGACCGGCAACCTCGACGCCAAGAGCGCCGACGTGGTGCTGGCGCTTCTTCGAGGCGCGGCCGCCGGAGGAACGGCGATCGTGCTCGTCACCCACGATGCGCGCGCGGCCGCATGCGGAGATCGCGTGGTCCGTCTCGTCGAGGGCAGGATCGCGTCCGAGGTCGAGGAGCGCGGATGCGCGCGCGCCGCGTCGTGA